A stretch of the Pseudomonas helvetica genome encodes the following:
- a CDS encoding DUF411 domain-containing protein, producing MKTTLRLAALGALFISSLAQAAELIPIDVHRDANCGCCKKWIAHLEANGFKVNDHVETNMSEVKQRLGVPPRLASCHTAVINGKFVEGHVPAEQVLALSQSDLLGAAAPGMPMGSPGMEMDGMADAYQVIGLTKNGTDKVIADYPAR from the coding sequence ATGAAAACCACGCTGCGTCTGGCCGCCCTTGGCGCCCTGTTCATCAGCTCCCTGGCCCAGGCCGCCGAGCTGATTCCGATTGATGTCCACCGCGATGCCAATTGCGGTTGCTGCAAAAAGTGGATCGCGCACCTTGAAGCCAATGGCTTCAAGGTCAACGATCACGTTGAAACCAACATGAGCGAAGTCAAGCAGCGCCTCGGCGTCCCGCCGCGACTGGCGTCGTGCCACACCGCGGTGATCAACGGCAAATTCGTCGAAGGCCATGTCCCCGCCGAACAGGTACTGGCGTTGAGTCAATCCGACCTGCTTGGCGCGGCTGCGCCGGGTATGCCCATGGGCTCGCCAGGCATGGAAATGGACGGCATGGCCGATGCTTATCAGGTCATTGGGTTGACTAAAAATGGCACCGATAAAGTGATCGCCGACTACCCGGCCCGGTAA
- a CDS encoding D-2-hydroxyacid dehydrogenase family protein, whose product MTVQIAVIDDWQGVARHVVDWSVLDGIGKVSFLHDYPADHATLSDRLQSFEVICVMRERTLFDEALLRSLPKLKLLVTGGMRNAAIDLKAAAALGIQVCGTDSYKQAAPELTWTLIMALTRNLLAEANALRAGHWQQGLGGDLYGKTLGILGLGSIGKRIAEFGQVFGMRVIAWSENLTVERAAEAGVTFVSKRELFEQADVLSIHLVLSERSRGLVDEQALGWMKPSALLINTARGPIVDEAALIQALEQNRLKGAALDVFEREPLAVEHPFRTLPNVLATPHVGYVSEQNYRLFFSQMIEDIQAWTTGHSIRLLN is encoded by the coding sequence ATGACTGTGCAGATTGCGGTGATCGATGACTGGCAGGGCGTGGCCCGTCATGTGGTGGATTGGTCGGTGCTGGACGGTATCGGCAAAGTCAGCTTTTTGCATGACTACCCTGCCGACCACGCCACACTGAGCGACCGATTGCAGTCCTTCGAGGTGATTTGCGTGATGCGCGAGCGCACGCTGTTCGACGAAGCACTCCTGCGTAGCCTGCCCAAACTCAAATTGCTGGTCACCGGAGGCATGCGCAATGCCGCCATCGACCTCAAGGCCGCCGCGGCGTTGGGGATTCAGGTTTGCGGGACCGACAGCTACAAACAGGCGGCGCCCGAATTGACCTGGACGCTGATCATGGCCCTGACCCGCAATCTGCTTGCAGAAGCCAACGCCCTGCGTGCCGGTCACTGGCAACAAGGCCTGGGTGGCGACCTGTATGGCAAGACCCTGGGTATTCTGGGCCTGGGCAGCATTGGCAAACGGATCGCCGAGTTCGGTCAGGTGTTCGGAATGCGCGTTATCGCCTGGAGCGAAAACCTCACCGTCGAGCGCGCAGCCGAAGCCGGGGTTACTTTTGTCAGCAAGCGCGAGCTGTTCGAGCAAGCCGATGTGCTGTCGATCCATCTGGTGCTCAGCGAGCGCAGCCGGGGCCTGGTCGATGAACAGGCACTTGGCTGGATGAAACCATCAGCGTTGCTGATCAATACCGCGCGCGGGCCGATCGTCGATGAAGCCGCATTGATCCAGGCCCTTGAACAGAACCGCCTGAAGGGCGCGGCGCTGGATGTCTTCGAGCGCGAGCCATTAGCCGTCGAGCATCCATTTCGGACATTGCCCAACGTGCTGGCCACACCGCATGTCGGCTATGTCAGCGAGCAAAACTACCGGCTGTTCTTTTCACAGATGATTGAAGATATTCAAGCCTGGACAACTGGCCATTCGATCCGGCTGTTGAATTAG
- a CDS encoding YqaA family protein translates to MLAGYLGLFIAAFGAATLLPLQSEAVLVGLLLNGKHGLWWLLAVATLGNVLGSLLNWWLGRSVERFRERRWFPVSPAHLEKARTHYQRYGHWSLLLSWVPIIGDPLTLVAGVMREPVGRFLLIVTFAKGARYGVLALATLGWMP, encoded by the coding sequence ATGCTCGCTGGCTATCTCGGGCTGTTCATCGCGGCATTCGGTGCCGCGACGTTGTTACCGTTGCAGTCCGAGGCCGTGCTGGTGGGATTGCTGCTCAACGGCAAGCATGGATTGTGGTGGCTGCTCGCCGTCGCCACGCTCGGCAACGTGCTGGGTTCGTTGCTGAACTGGTGGCTGGGACGCAGCGTCGAGCGCTTCAGGGAGCGTCGCTGGTTTCCGGTCAGCCCTGCTCATCTGGAAAAAGCCCGCACTCACTATCAACGTTATGGCCATTGGTCACTGCTGCTGAGCTGGGTGCCGATCATTGGCGACCCGCTGACACTGGTGGCCGGCGTGATGCGAGAACCCGTGGGGCGTTTTTTGCTGATCGTGACCTTTGCCAAAGGCGCGCGTTATGGTGTGCTGGCGCTGGCGACACTGGGCTGGATGCCTTGA
- the glgA gene encoding glycogen synthase GlgA: MNGAALEIQGERSHQQIGEPTSMSVLAPGAKTVLPAPRQNPNKKKVLFVTSEIADLVKTGGLGDVSAALPRAMAHLHDVRVLIPGYPQVMHSENPIHIIGELGGHAALPPCKIGRMDMPDGLVIYVLICPELYEREGSPYGANNGRDWPDNHIRFARLGLAAADLAANLAHIHWRPDLVHAHDWPAGLAPAYMHWRGQRTPTLFTIHNLAYQGVVSLASCPELGIPEHALQQEGMEFYGKLSFLKAGMAYSSHITTVSATYAQEITTPAFGCGLDGFLASKTQQGLLSGIPNGIDESWDAATDPHLFCPFSIGDWDGKAVNAAHVRKLFGLKDSKGPLFAVVSRLVYQKGLDLTEAVSEFIVSSGGQIAIIGRGEPEEEQAMRALALRFPGQIGVRIGFNETDARRMFAGSDFLLMPSRYEPCGLSQMYAQRFGSLPVARNTGGLADTIDNGVTGFLFDESTVASYEEALSRAFKVFAHPPLLNAMRCRAMAAPFNWCKAVEPYAELYEQLVAKALGQSVKQ; encoded by the coding sequence ATGAACGGTGCCGCTTTAGAAATCCAGGGAGAGCGTTCTCACCAGCAAATCGGCGAGCCGACCTCGATGTCGGTTCTTGCCCCGGGTGCAAAAACGGTACTGCCCGCTCCACGTCAGAATCCAAACAAGAAGAAAGTGTTGTTTGTCACCTCGGAAATCGCCGACCTGGTGAAAACCGGTGGCCTGGGTGACGTTTCTGCCGCATTGCCCCGAGCCATGGCCCATCTGCACGATGTCCGGGTACTGATTCCCGGTTATCCGCAAGTGATGCACAGCGAAAACCCGATCCATATCATCGGCGAACTGGGCGGACACGCCGCATTGCCCCCCTGCAAGATCGGCCGCATGGACATGCCGGACGGGCTGGTCATCTACGTCCTGATCTGCCCCGAACTGTACGAACGCGAGGGCTCGCCCTACGGCGCCAACAATGGCCGCGACTGGCCGGACAACCACATCCGTTTTGCCCGCCTGGGCCTGGCTGCCGCCGACCTCGCCGCCAACCTGGCACACATCCACTGGCGCCCGGATCTGGTGCATGCTCACGACTGGCCTGCCGGCCTGGCCCCGGCCTACATGCACTGGCGTGGTCAGCGCACGCCGACCCTGTTCACCATTCATAACCTGGCTTACCAAGGCGTAGTCAGCCTCGCCTCTTGCCCCGAGCTGGGTATTCCCGAACATGCCCTGCAACAGGAAGGCATGGAGTTCTACGGCAAACTGTCGTTTCTCAAGGCAGGCATGGCCTATTCGAGTCATATCACCACCGTCAGCGCGACCTACGCCCAGGAAATCACCACTCCGGCCTTCGGCTGCGGTCTCGACGGTTTCCTTGCCAGCAAGACCCAGCAAGGCCTGCTCAGCGGCATCCCGAATGGCATCGACGAAAGTTGGGATGCGGCGACCGACCCCCACCTGTTTTGCCCGTTCAGCATCGGCGACTGGGACGGCAAAGCGGTGAATGCCGCCCACGTGCGCAAACTGTTCGGCCTGAAGGACTCCAAGGGTCCGCTGTTCGCCGTGGTTTCGCGACTGGTCTACCAAAAAGGCCTGGACCTGACTGAAGCCGTGTCCGAGTTCATCGTCTCTTCGGGTGGGCAAATCGCGATCATCGGCCGTGGCGAACCGGAAGAAGAACAAGCCATGCGCGCCCTCGCCCTGCGTTTTCCGGGGCAGATCGGTGTACGCATCGGGTTTAACGAAACCGATGCGCGACGGATGTTCGCCGGCAGTGATTTCCTGTTGATGCCTTCACGCTATGAACCATGCGGCTTGAGCCAGATGTATGCGCAACGTTTCGGCTCGTTGCCGGTCGCGCGCAACACCGGCGGTCTGGCCGACACCATCGACAATGGCGTCACCGGTTTTCTCTTCGACGAGTCGACGGTTGCCAGCTACGAAGAAGCCTTGAGCCGGGCGTTCAAGGTGTTCGCCCACCCGCCCCTGTTGAACGCCATGCGTTGCCGGGCCATGGCTGCGCCATTCAATTGGTGCAAAGCGGTCGAACCCTACGCTGAACTCTATGAACAACTGGTCGCCAAGGCGTTGGGTCAGTCGGTCAAGCAGTGA